One Agrococcus jenensis genomic region harbors:
- a CDS encoding DUF1684 domain-containing protein, producing the protein MSDTAQTAPDDAIAQHEAFRRKREQSVRAPQGSLALVATAWISEPTTVEGVPGTWAASPAGDGLQVSADAADDISVDGQVVDGAAIVYGHDSMTPSSVRFDDRRTAFAIGPDFHGRFALQVWDADAAEERGFEGIDAYPYDPAWVKQGTFEAVEGGVGFEYEKSRGGSLRQAVSPGRIRFEHEGAEIELLALPDGDSLQIVFADATTGDETYDVGRFLFVKPRHDGTVVLDFNRAIVPPCAMSDLFNCPLPPAGNRLAIAVRAGEQRPRFAQP; encoded by the coding sequence ATGAGCGACACGGCCCAGACGGCGCCTGACGACGCCATCGCGCAGCACGAGGCATTCCGACGCAAGCGCGAGCAGAGCGTGCGCGCCCCGCAGGGGTCGCTCGCGCTCGTCGCGACCGCCTGGATCTCCGAGCCCACGACCGTCGAGGGCGTGCCCGGCACGTGGGCGGCGTCGCCCGCCGGCGACGGGCTGCAGGTCTCGGCGGATGCCGCAGACGACATCAGCGTCGACGGCCAGGTGGTGGACGGGGCTGCCATCGTCTACGGCCACGACTCGATGACGCCGAGCTCGGTGCGGTTCGACGACCGCCGCACGGCGTTCGCGATCGGTCCCGACTTCCACGGTCGCTTCGCGCTGCAGGTGTGGGACGCCGACGCTGCCGAGGAGCGTGGCTTCGAGGGCATCGACGCCTACCCGTACGACCCCGCGTGGGTGAAGCAGGGCACGTTCGAGGCCGTGGAGGGCGGTGTGGGCTTCGAGTACGAGAAGTCGCGCGGCGGCTCGCTGCGCCAGGCGGTCTCGCCCGGACGCATCCGCTTCGAGCACGAGGGCGCCGAGATCGAGCTGCTCGCGCTGCCCGACGGCGACAGCCTGCAGATCGTCTTCGCCGACGCCACGACCGGAGACGAGACCTACGACGTCGGCCGCTTCCTCTTCGTGAAGCCGCGCCACGACGGCACCGTCGTGCTCGACTTCAACCGGGCGATCGTGCCGCCCTGCGCGATGAGCGACCTCTTCAACTGCCCGCTGCCGCCCGCCGGCAACCGCCTCGCCATCGCCGTCCGGGCGGGGGAGCAGCGACCGAGGTTCGCGCAGCCGTAG
- a CDS encoding LLM class flavin-dependent oxidoreductase: MHQAPTLGLIIPPDQPPERFIAVARAADQAGVDEVWLWEDCFGQSGTSTAAAVLAATERIRVGIGLMPVPLRNVALTAMEIATLGRMFPGRLLPGIGHGVLEWMAQAGVRAQSPLTLLAEQATALRTLLAGDELSVEGRYVRLDSVRLRWLPEPVPPLLIGGGKPKTLGLAGELGDGVILAGDLTPDADRSVTRDAIQVVREARAAAGLRGAFDVVQFAGIRSDASADEVSSFAAALGELGVTSVPLIALGPDGAPEAGDGILQLAATIGGAARAQAR; encoded by the coding sequence ATGCACCAAGCCCCGACGCTCGGCCTCATCATCCCGCCCGACCAGCCGCCGGAGCGCTTCATCGCGGTCGCCCGCGCCGCCGACCAGGCGGGCGTCGACGAGGTCTGGCTGTGGGAGGACTGCTTCGGGCAGTCCGGCACGTCGACCGCCGCCGCCGTGCTCGCCGCGACCGAGCGCATCCGCGTCGGCATCGGCCTCATGCCCGTCCCGCTGCGCAACGTCGCGCTGACCGCGATGGAGATCGCGACGCTCGGGCGGATGTTCCCCGGCCGCCTGCTGCCCGGCATCGGCCACGGCGTGCTCGAGTGGATGGCGCAGGCGGGTGTGCGCGCGCAGTCGCCGCTCACGCTGCTCGCCGAGCAGGCCACGGCGCTGCGGACGCTGCTCGCCGGCGACGAGCTGAGCGTCGAGGGCCGCTACGTGCGGCTCGACAGTGTGCGGCTGCGCTGGCTGCCCGAGCCGGTCCCGCCGCTGCTCATCGGCGGTGGCAAGCCCAAGACGCTCGGCCTCGCGGGCGAGCTCGGCGACGGCGTCATCCTCGCCGGCGATCTCACCCCCGACGCCGATCGCTCGGTGACGCGCGACGCCATCCAGGTCGTGCGCGAGGCCCGGGCCGCGGCGGGGCTCCGTGGCGCGTTCGACGTCGTCCAGTTCGCGGGCATCCGGTCGGATGCGTCGGCCGACGAGGTCTCGTCCTTCGCCGCCGCCCTCGGCGAGCTGGGCGTGACGAGCGTGCCGCTCATCGCGCTCGGTCCCGACGGCGCGCCGGAAGCCGGTGACGGCATCCTGCAGCTCGCGGCGACGATCGGTGGCGCGGCGCGCGCGCAGGCCCGCTAG
- a CDS encoding alanine racemase, with the protein MSPSTPFLSVDLERMQANIARTADAATARGLALRPHAKTHKCIEIGRMQLAAGAVGLTVATVGEAEVFAAAGLDDLFIAYPLWVDADRAARLSHLAAVGANVAIGVDSVEGVRRLTRGGLAGRVAVRVEIDAGHHRSGCDPTAGADVAIAAARAGFDVEGVFAFPGHAYAPGARERAALDEAQALTVAVATMHDAGIAPRVVSGGSTPSFDAALAIDSPVTELRPGVGVLGDAQQWELGSMPATDLALTCHATVVSHAGGRLVLDAGSKVLGADRPAWATGHGRLLDHPDARIVLLSEHHAVVDMGDEALPALGSIVRVVPNHVCTAVNLVDELAVHHHGTDAQPAARWRVAARGRNS; encoded by the coding sequence ATGAGCCCGAGCACGCCGTTCCTCTCGGTCGACCTCGAGCGCATGCAGGCGAACATCGCCCGCACCGCCGACGCCGCCACCGCCCGCGGGCTCGCGCTGCGGCCGCACGCCAAGACCCACAAGTGCATCGAGATCGGGCGGATGCAGCTGGCCGCCGGCGCCGTCGGACTCACGGTGGCGACGGTGGGGGAGGCCGAGGTCTTCGCGGCCGCCGGGCTCGACGACCTCTTCATCGCCTACCCGCTCTGGGTCGACGCGGACCGCGCAGCGCGGCTCAGCCACCTCGCCGCGGTCGGCGCCAACGTCGCCATCGGCGTCGACTCGGTCGAGGGGGTCCGGCGCCTGACGCGCGGGGGCCTCGCCGGTCGCGTCGCCGTGCGCGTCGAGATCGACGCGGGCCACCATCGGTCCGGATGCGACCCGACGGCCGGGGCCGACGTCGCGATCGCCGCCGCGCGCGCCGGCTTCGACGTCGAGGGCGTCTTCGCGTTCCCCGGCCACGCCTACGCGCCCGGTGCCAGGGAGCGCGCTGCCCTCGACGAGGCGCAGGCGCTCACGGTCGCCGTCGCGACGATGCACGATGCGGGCATCGCGCCGCGCGTGGTCTCGGGCGGCTCCACGCCGAGCTTCGACGCCGCGCTCGCGATCGACTCGCCGGTCACCGAGCTGCGACCGGGGGTCGGCGTGCTGGGCGATGCGCAGCAGTGGGAGCTCGGCAGCATGCCGGCGACCGACCTCGCCCTCACCTGTCACGCGACGGTCGTCTCGCACGCCGGCGGTCGGCTCGTGCTCGACGCCGGCTCGAAGGTGCTGGGCGCCGACCGCCCGGCGTGGGCCACCGGTCACGGGCGGCTGCTCGACCACCCCGACGCGCGCATCGTGCTGCTGAGCGAGCACCACGCCGTCGTCGACATGGGCGACGAGGCGCTGCCCGCGCTCGGCAGCATCGTGCGGGTCGTGCCCAACCACGTGTGCACCGCGGTCAACCTCGTCGACGAGCTCGCGGTGCACCACCACGGCACCGACGCCCAGCCCGCGGCCAGGTGGCGCGTCGCGGCGCGCGGCCGCAACAGCTAG
- a CDS encoding APC family permease yields the protein MTSEHGRATTTAGHEAPSKLKRGITGPLLFVFILGDVLGAGVYALTGELSAEVGGAMWLPLLLALLLALLTAGSYAELVTKHPRAGGAAVFAQRAFGSPIVSFLVGFCMLAAGVVSAAGLALAFAGDYLAALVPIAPAIAAPVFLLLVAALNARGIRESMAGNVVMTIVELTGLLLIIVAVAFMVLGGGGDVSRVGEFPAGANPALATLAAAIIAYYSFVGFETSANVAEEIKDPAKVYPRALIGSLLVAGVVYLLVGLASAIALPADELSGSSSPLLDVFAATGAPLPGWVFSVIALVAVANGALLTMIMASRLAFGMAEQGLLPAVLGRVLPRRRTPWVAILVTTAIAIGLTFVGDLGTLAETVVLLLLFVFLSTNVAVLVLRRERVEHDHFRVWTWVPVLGIGSCVLLLTQQEPHVWLFGGIAIGVGLVAYAVTRVGRKAASRS from the coding sequence ATGACCAGCGAGCATGGACGGGCGACGACCACGGCAGGCCACGAGGCTCCGAGCAAGCTCAAGCGCGGCATCACGGGGCCGCTGCTGTTCGTCTTCATCCTCGGCGACGTGCTGGGCGCCGGCGTCTACGCGCTCACCGGCGAGCTCTCGGCCGAGGTCGGGGGCGCCATGTGGCTGCCGCTGCTGCTCGCGCTTCTGCTCGCGCTGCTGACCGCCGGGTCGTACGCCGAGCTCGTGACGAAGCATCCGCGTGCCGGCGGTGCAGCCGTCTTCGCGCAGCGCGCCTTCGGCAGCCCGATCGTCTCGTTCCTCGTCGGCTTCTGCATGCTCGCCGCCGGCGTCGTCAGCGCGGCCGGGCTCGCCCTCGCCTTCGCGGGCGACTACCTCGCGGCGCTCGTGCCCATCGCGCCGGCGATCGCCGCCCCGGTCTTCCTGTTGCTCGTCGCCGCGCTCAACGCGCGCGGCATCCGGGAGTCGATGGCCGGCAACGTCGTCATGACCATCGTCGAGCTCACCGGGCTGTTGCTCATCATCGTCGCCGTCGCCTTCATGGTGCTCGGCGGTGGCGGCGATGTGAGCCGCGTCGGCGAGTTCCCGGCCGGTGCGAACCCGGCGCTCGCGACGCTCGCCGCCGCGATCATCGCCTACTACTCGTTCGTCGGCTTCGAGACGTCGGCGAACGTCGCGGAGGAGATCAAGGACCCCGCGAAGGTGTACCCGCGCGCGCTCATCGGCTCGCTGCTCGTGGCCGGCGTGGTCTACCTGCTCGTCGGGCTGGCGAGCGCGATCGCGCTGCCCGCCGACGAGCTCTCGGGCTCGAGCTCGCCGCTGCTCGACGTCTTCGCAGCGACCGGCGCCCCGCTGCCCGGCTGGGTCTTCAGCGTCATCGCGCTCGTCGCGGTCGCGAACGGTGCGTTGCTGACGATGATCATGGCGAGCCGCCTCGCATTCGGGATGGCGGAGCAGGGCCTGCTGCCCGCCGTGCTCGGTCGCGTGCTGCCGCGGCGCCGCACCCCGTGGGTCGCCATCCTCGTCACGACCGCGATCGCGATCGGCCTCACCTTCGTCGGCGATCTCGGCACCCTCGCCGAGACCGTCGTGCTGCTCCTGCTCTTCGTGTTCCTCAGCACGAACGTGGCGGTGCTCGTGCTGCGGCGCGAGCGCGTCGAGCACGACCACTTCCGCGTGTGGACCTGGGTGCCCGTGCTCGGCATCGGCTCGTGCGTGCTGCTCCTCACGCAGCAGGAGCCGCACGTGTGGCTGTTCGGCGGCATCGCCATCGGCGTGGGTCTCGTCGCCTACGCCGTCACGAGGGTCGGCCGGAAGGCCGCGTCGCGCAGCTGA
- a CDS encoding DUF6338 family protein, with the protein MIPEGFATVYAFLGLVAPGLLFEMLRERRRPSLEQSSFREASRVALMSLVLTTASILILMVVALVLPGALPDLAAWVSDGDAYARDHFWRIVVGITAEVVIACLLALAADRYLRRGDTAAHPIGHGDLWNSLFSADLSRDEVAWVKVELSSGAQYWGYVDYFTIGKPPSEREMVLKGPRMQSRDAGAIRASEEEYWAYVVVKYADVRLLKVRYEPRAKASAPPS; encoded by the coding sequence ATGATCCCCGAGGGGTTCGCGACCGTCTACGCCTTCCTCGGGCTGGTCGCCCCCGGTCTGCTCTTCGAGATGCTGCGCGAGCGGCGACGGCCCTCGCTCGAGCAGTCGAGCTTCCGAGAGGCGAGCCGCGTCGCGCTCATGAGCCTCGTGCTCACGACCGCGTCGATCCTGATCCTCATGGTGGTCGCGCTCGTGCTGCCGGGAGCGCTGCCCGACCTCGCCGCGTGGGTGAGCGACGGCGACGCGTATGCCCGGGATCACTTCTGGCGCATCGTCGTCGGCATCACGGCGGAGGTCGTGATCGCGTGCCTGCTCGCGCTCGCGGCGGACCGCTACCTGCGTCGCGGTGACACCGCCGCGCATCCCATCGGCCACGGCGACCTCTGGAACTCGCTCTTCTCCGCCGATCTCTCCCGCGACGAGGTCGCGTGGGTGAAGGTCGAGCTCAGCTCGGGAGCCCAGTACTGGGGCTACGTCGACTACTTCACCATCGGGAAGCCCCCGTCGGAGCGGGAGATGGTGCTCAAGGGCCCGCGGATGCAGTCGCGCGACGCCGGTGCGATCAGGGCCTCGGAGGAGGAGTACTGGGCGTACGTCGTCGTGAAGTACGCCGACGTCCGCCTCCTGAAGGTGCGGTACGAGCCGCGCGCGAAGGCATCCGCGCCGCCGTCGTGA
- a CDS encoding phosphatase PAP2 family protein: MSVTQPADETPTAPEHGPRGERAQDTTVGEVELTRWHTRIGHWMASFARWLADTVGPYGTLLLTLAIGAAIAGLLSVAAVLVYDAVTDQDGVAGIDRPLLDAILTIRNPAVDPYITSFTDLAGTIGMPLVAIAALLILSIRRRSWTPVVLIVAAGGGSLLMTIAGKVLIGRERPPLSDAVPPYEVSASFPSGHTLNAVAILGVIAYLLVLRRQSNAARAAIIAVAVIATIFVAGSRVYLGHHWVTDVIAGWALGAAWLALVITAHRLYLTSRLRRDEHRAVA, from the coding sequence ATGTCGGTCACACAGCCAGCGGATGAGACGCCCACCGCGCCCGAGCACGGACCCCGCGGCGAGCGCGCGCAGGACACCACCGTCGGCGAGGTCGAGCTCACCCGTTGGCACACGCGGATCGGTCACTGGATGGCCTCGTTCGCGCGGTGGCTCGCCGACACGGTCGGCCCGTACGGCACGCTGCTGCTCACGCTGGCGATCGGTGCAGCCATCGCCGGGCTGCTCAGCGTCGCCGCGGTGCTCGTGTACGACGCGGTCACCGACCAGGACGGCGTCGCGGGCATCGACCGCCCGCTCCTCGACGCCATCCTCACGATCCGCAACCCCGCCGTCGACCCATACATCACGAGCTTCACCGACCTCGCGGGCACGATCGGGATGCCGCTGGTCGCCATCGCGGCCCTGCTCATCCTCAGCATCCGTCGCCGGTCGTGGACGCCCGTCGTGCTCATCGTCGCGGCGGGCGGCGGTTCGCTGCTCATGACGATCGCCGGCAAGGTGCTGATCGGCCGCGAGCGGCCGCCGCTCAGCGACGCCGTGCCGCCCTACGAGGTCTCGGCCTCGTTCCCGAGCGGCCACACGCTGAACGCGGTCGCCATCCTCGGCGTCATCGCCTACCTGCTCGTGCTCCGCCGGCAGAGCAACGCGGCCCGCGCCGCCATCATCGCGGTCGCCGTCATCGCGACGATCTTCGTCGCGGGGAGCCGCGTCTACCTCGGCCACCACTGGGTCACCGACGTGATCGCCGGCTGGGCGCTCGGCGCCGCGTGGCTCGCGCTCGTCATCACCGCGCATCGCCTCTACCTGACGTCCCGGCTCCGACGCGACGAGCACCGCGCGGTCGCCTGA
- a CDS encoding glycosyltransferase: MTDRPLRILIATDTFAPDVNGAAKFTTRLAARLSKRGHEVHVVASALGRGKQGTHIEEHEGQRFTVHRLRSMLYPGHEWLRFAEPWRIWQNAASLLDALRPDVVHFQSHLVLGRAFSTEAKKRGIRVVGTNHLMFENLMDHSNIPRAMHGRAVDFAWHDAATVFGRCDVVTTPTRRSADYLERKTGITGVHAISCGLPGDEYLPNPERQRGRIVFVGRVTSEKRLETLVRAVSQLPADLEWHLDIVGGGDLIDELGALARDLRVADRVTLTGFVSDDELRERLRSAEVFAMPSTAELQSIATMEAMATGLPVVAADAMALPHLVRDGANGWLFRPDDATDLSEKLERILRLDDDEYRAFQQHSLDMVAPHDIERTITAYERLYRGEEIRDPETRVELHG, translated from the coding sequence ATGACCGACCGACCGCTGCGCATCCTCATCGCGACCGACACCTTCGCGCCCGACGTCAACGGCGCCGCGAAGTTCACCACCCGGCTCGCCGCTCGACTCTCGAAGCGGGGCCACGAGGTGCACGTCGTCGCGTCGGCGCTCGGCCGCGGCAAGCAGGGCACGCACATCGAGGAGCACGAGGGCCAGCGCTTCACGGTGCACCGCCTCCGCTCGATGCTCTACCCCGGCCACGAGTGGCTGCGCTTCGCGGAGCCGTGGCGGATCTGGCAGAACGCCGCCTCGCTGCTCGACGCGCTGCGGCCCGACGTCGTGCACTTCCAGTCGCACCTCGTGCTCGGACGCGCGTTCTCGACCGAGGCGAAGAAGCGCGGCATCCGCGTCGTCGGCACCAACCACCTGATGTTCGAGAACCTCATGGACCACTCGAACATCCCACGCGCGATGCACGGCAGGGCGGTGGACTTCGCCTGGCACGACGCCGCCACCGTGTTCGGCCGCTGCGACGTCGTGACGACGCCGACGCGACGAAGCGCCGACTACCTCGAGCGCAAGACCGGCATCACCGGAGTGCACGCGATCTCGTGCGGCCTGCCCGGGGACGAGTACCTGCCCAACCCCGAGCGCCAGCGCGGACGGATCGTCTTCGTCGGCCGTGTCACGAGCGAGAAGCGGCTCGAGACGCTCGTGCGAGCCGTCTCGCAGCTGCCGGCGGATCTCGAGTGGCACCTCGACATCGTCGGCGGCGGCGACCTCATCGACGAGCTGGGTGCGCTCGCGCGCGACCTGCGCGTCGCCGACCGCGTCACGCTCACCGGCTTCGTGAGCGACGACGAGCTGCGAGAGCGCCTGCGCTCCGCCGAGGTCTTCGCGATGCCGTCGACCGCTGAGCTGCAGTCGATCGCGACGATGGAGGCGATGGCGACCGGGCTGCCGGTCGTGGCGGCGGATGCGATGGCCCTGCCGCACCTCGTGCGGGACGGCGCCAACGGCTGGCTCTTCCGGCCGGACGACGCGACCGACCTCTCCGAGAAGCTCGAGCGCATCCTGCGGCTCGACGACGACGAGTACCGCGCGTTCCAGCAGCACAGCCTCGACATGGTCGCGCCGCACGACATCGAGCGGACGATCACCGCATATGAGCGGCTCTACCGCGGCGAGGAGATCCGCGACCCCGAGACCCGGGTCGAGCTGCACGGCTAG
- a CDS encoding DMT family transporter, protein MLSTSLDDLAAEISLTPLQAVGIPLAIVGAVFLSVGTQFQHRGVGHFQGGDQRGAALGGKAVLKMLREPAWVVGTLLLGLAIIFQLGALAFAPLIVVQPLGAVALVVTALLNARLAGIRLDHRTVRSIVLCLIGIGIFVFIAAIFAIERPIRDQQLLTVLALLVVALGGLGALWWFFRSRANAVFYIVAAGVLYGFVVTLSKVVINRIISGQFEWLTVLCAVAMLIAVLAGSYAVQLAHASGPPDLVIAGLTVIDPLIAVLIGVTVLGEAAATPPWAIIVYAGAGALAVTGVFQLARHHPQIRMPGAASEEDE, encoded by the coding sequence GTGCTGTCCACCTCGCTCGACGACCTCGCGGCGGAGATCTCCCTCACGCCGCTGCAGGCCGTCGGCATCCCGCTCGCGATCGTGGGCGCGGTCTTCCTGTCGGTGGGCACCCAGTTCCAGCATCGCGGGGTCGGTCACTTCCAGGGCGGCGACCAGCGCGGCGCCGCGCTCGGCGGCAAGGCCGTCCTCAAGATGCTGCGCGAGCCGGCCTGGGTCGTCGGCACCCTGCTGCTCGGCCTCGCGATCATCTTCCAGCTCGGCGCGCTCGCGTTCGCCCCGCTCATCGTGGTGCAGCCGCTCGGCGCGGTCGCCCTCGTCGTCACGGCGCTGCTCAACGCGCGCCTCGCCGGCATCCGGCTCGACCACCGCACCGTCCGCTCGATCGTGCTGTGCCTCATCGGCATCGGCATCTTCGTGTTCATCGCCGCGATCTTCGCGATCGAGCGCCCCATCCGCGATCAGCAGCTGCTCACGGTGCTGGCGCTGCTCGTGGTCGCCCTCGGCGGTCTCGGCGCGCTCTGGTGGTTCTTCCGGTCGCGGGCGAACGCGGTCTTCTACATCGTCGCCGCCGGCGTGCTGTACGGATTCGTCGTGACGCTCTCGAAGGTCGTGATCAACCGCATCATCTCCGGGCAGTTCGAGTGGCTGACGGTGCTCTGCGCCGTCGCCATGCTCATCGCCGTGCTGGCCGGCAGCTATGCCGTCCAGCTCGCCCACGCCTCGGGCCCGCCCGATCTCGTGATCGCCGGCCTCACCGTCATCGACCCGCTCATCGCCGTGCTCATCGGCGTCACCGTGCTCGGCGAGGCGGCCGCGACGCCGCCGTGGGCGATCATCGTCTACGCCGGCGCCGGTGCGCTCGCCGTCACCGGGGTCTTCCAGCTCGCCCGGCACCACCCCCAGATCCGGATGCCCGGTGCGGCATCGGAGGAGGACGAATGA
- the def gene encoding peptide deformylase: MTVLPICITGEPVLHRVAEPVTDFDAELATLVADMFATMEAAPGVGLAGPQVGVGKRVFVYDWTDEDGVQTRGVAVNPELWITPLPVGVPEDDDEEGCLSIPGERFALLRAERAILRAQDEHGEHYELEASGWLARILQHEFDHLDGVLYADRLDAFGTKGVQKAVKRNKWGVEGLSWLPGVDDLEG, from the coding sequence ATGACTGTTCTGCCCATCTGCATCACCGGGGAGCCGGTGCTCCACCGCGTCGCCGAGCCCGTCACCGACTTCGATGCGGAGCTCGCGACCCTCGTCGCCGACATGTTCGCGACGATGGAGGCCGCGCCGGGCGTCGGCCTCGCCGGCCCGCAGGTCGGCGTCGGCAAGCGCGTGTTCGTCTACGACTGGACGGATGAGGACGGCGTGCAGACGCGCGGCGTCGCGGTCAACCCGGAGCTGTGGATCACGCCGCTGCCGGTCGGTGTGCCCGAGGATGACGACGAGGAGGGCTGCCTCTCGATCCCGGGTGAGCGCTTCGCGCTGCTGCGGGCCGAGCGGGCGATCCTCCGCGCGCAGGACGAGCACGGCGAGCACTACGAGCTCGAGGCGTCGGGCTGGCTCGCGCGCATCCTGCAGCACGAGTTCGACCACCTCGACGGCGTGCTCTACGCCGACCGGCTGGATGCGTTCGGCACGAAGGGCGTGCAGAAGGCGGTCAAGCGCAACAAGTGGGGCGTCGAGGGCCTCAGCTGGCTGCCGGGCGTGGACGACCTGGAGGGCTGA
- the dnaG gene encoding DNA primase, translated as MAGRIRREDIDELRARISIVDVVGAHVTLKTAGVGSMKGLCPFHDERSPSFHVRPAVGRYHCFGCGEDGDVFQFAMAMDHTSFAETVERFAAQAGFTLHYEDGKPQEETSGRLRLLEASRAAEAYFREQLVTPAAALGQRFLGERGFDLAAAERFGVGFAPASFDALGRHLKGRGFTEAELLGAGLLSEGQRGSYDRFRGRLIWPIRDVAGATVGFGARRLSDDDKGPKYLNSPETPIFRKSQVLYGLDLAKRDIARGHEAVVVEGYTDVMACHLAGVTTAVATCGTSFGVDHIKVLRRVLGDVSTTDTRSLGRVVFTFDPDEAGQQAAARTFAEEQRFAAQTFVAVPPGGLDPCDLRLERGDDAVRRLVQQPRPLFEFMLRRIVAQHDLETVEGRVAAMRRAAPVLQSIRDRALADGYTRTVAGWLGVSPDEVRSAVRQAGPRPAAAAEGAAAGHPPADVALRQLERDPASRLERDAISALLQQPAVLGRELAVRGATAYIANPSLAVVRDGVLASLDAIEATDFSERVAEAVPAEIVPLVRTLAMAPIPQSTNEGVKAYVRGIVGSLVDRDILRRKAELLGSLQRMGGADPEGSKRLQEQLLELERERRSLRSE; from the coding sequence ATGGCGGGGCGGATCCGGCGGGAGGACATCGACGAGCTGCGCGCTCGCATCTCGATCGTCGACGTCGTCGGCGCCCACGTCACGCTCAAGACGGCGGGCGTCGGCAGCATGAAGGGGCTCTGCCCGTTCCACGACGAGCGCTCTCCGTCCTTCCACGTGCGGCCGGCCGTCGGCCGCTACCACTGCTTCGGCTGCGGCGAGGACGGCGACGTCTTCCAGTTCGCGATGGCGATGGATCACACCTCGTTCGCCGAGACGGTCGAGCGCTTCGCGGCGCAGGCCGGCTTCACGCTCCACTACGAGGACGGCAAGCCGCAGGAGGAGACGAGCGGCCGCCTGCGCCTGCTCGAGGCGAGCCGCGCTGCCGAGGCCTACTTCCGCGAGCAGCTCGTGACGCCCGCCGCGGCGCTCGGGCAGCGGTTCCTGGGGGAGCGGGGCTTCGACCTGGCCGCTGCCGAGCGCTTCGGCGTGGGCTTCGCCCCGGCATCCTTCGATGCGCTCGGCCGGCACCTCAAGGGCCGAGGGTTCACCGAGGCCGAGCTGCTCGGCGCCGGCCTCCTGAGCGAGGGCCAGCGCGGCAGCTACGACCGCTTCCGCGGACGCCTCATCTGGCCCATCCGCGACGTCGCCGGCGCCACCGTCGGGTTCGGCGCGCGCCGGCTCTCGGACGACGACAAGGGCCCGAAGTACCTGAACTCGCCCGAGACGCCCATCTTCCGCAAGAGCCAGGTGCTCTACGGGCTCGACCTCGCGAAGCGCGACATCGCACGTGGGCACGAGGCGGTGGTGGTCGAGGGCTACACGGATGTCATGGCGTGCCACCTCGCGGGCGTCACGACCGCGGTCGCGACCTGCGGCACGTCGTTCGGCGTCGACCACATCAAGGTGCTCCGGCGCGTGCTCGGCGACGTGTCGACGACCGACACGCGCTCGCTCGGCCGCGTCGTCTTCACCTTCGACCCGGACGAGGCTGGCCAGCAGGCGGCCGCCCGCACGTTCGCCGAGGAGCAGCGCTTCGCCGCGCAGACGTTCGTCGCGGTGCCGCCCGGCGGCCTCGACCCGTGCGACCTGCGGCTCGAGCGCGGCGACGACGCCGTGCGACGGCTCGTACAGCAGCCGCGGCCGCTGTTCGAGTTCATGCTGCGCCGGATCGTCGCGCAGCACGACCTCGAGACCGTCGAGGGCCGCGTCGCCGCGATGCGCCGTGCAGCGCCCGTGCTGCAGTCGATCCGCGACCGCGCGCTCGCCGACGGCTACACGCGCACGGTCGCCGGATGGCTTGGCGTCTCGCCCGACGAGGTGCGCTCGGCGGTGCGGCAGGCGGGCCCGCGCCCCGCTGCCGCGGCCGAGGGTGCGGCCGCCGGGCATCCGCCCGCCGACGTCGCGCTGCGCCAGCTCGAGCGCGACCCCGCATCGCGGCTTGAGCGCGACGCCATCTCGGCGCTGCTGCAGCAGCCGGCGGTGCTCGGCCGCGAGCTCGCCGTGCGCGGTGCGACCGCCTACATCGCGAACCCGTCGCTCGCGGTCGTGCGCGACGGCGTGCTCGCGTCGCTCGACGCGATCGAGGCGACCGACTTCTCGGAGCGCGTCGCCGAGGCGGTGCCCGCCGAGATCGTGCCGCTCGTGCGCACGCTCGCGATGGCGCCCATCCCGCAGTCCACGAACGAGGGCGTCAAGGCCTACGTGCGCGGCATCGTCGGCTCGCTCGTCGACCGCGACATCCTGCGCCGCAAGGCCGAGCTGCTCGGAAGCCTGCAGCGCATGGGCGGCGCCGACCCCGAGGGCTCGAAGCGCCTGCAGGAGCAGCTGCTCGAGCTCGAGCGCGAGCGGCGGTCGCTGCGCTCGGAGTGA